Proteins from a single region of Chryseobacterium sp. T16E-39:
- the wecB gene encoding non-hydrolyzing UDP-N-acetylglucosamine 2-epimerase, which produces MKKLKVMTVVGTRPEIIRLSRVLSALDSSEAVEHIIVHTGQNYDYELNQIFFDDLGLRKPDYFLEAAGKTATETIGNILIKIDPLLEELKPEAFLVLGDTNSCLCAIPAKKRHIPIFHMEAGNRCFDQRVPEETNRKIVDHTADVNLTYSDIAREYLLREGLPADRIIKTGSPMFEVLNHYLPEINASNVLEKLNLEEGKFFVVSSHREENINSEKNFRGLIDSLNAIAEHYQYPIIVSTHPRTRNMIDKMKVEVRPEIQFLKPLGFHDYNALQKRSFAVLSDSGTISEESSILNFRALNIRQAHERPEAMEEASVMMVGLSPERIMQGLVQVQRQNIGEQRNFRPVADYSMPNVSEKVVRIIISYTDYIKRVVWSEE; this is translated from the coding sequence ATGAAAAAGTTAAAAGTAATGACGGTTGTTGGAACACGACCGGAGATTATTAGATTATCAAGAGTATTATCAGCGTTGGACTCTTCCGAAGCTGTAGAACATATTATCGTTCATACAGGTCAAAATTATGACTATGAACTCAATCAGATCTTTTTTGATGATCTGGGACTTAGAAAACCAGATTATTTCCTGGAGGCAGCTGGAAAGACAGCAACTGAGACCATCGGAAATATTTTAATAAAAATAGATCCGCTATTAGAAGAATTAAAGCCAGAGGCATTTTTAGTTTTGGGAGATACCAACTCTTGTCTTTGTGCAATTCCTGCTAAAAAGAGACATATCCCTATTTTCCACATGGAAGCGGGAAACAGATGTTTCGACCAAAGAGTACCGGAAGAAACCAATCGTAAGATTGTAGATCATACGGCTGATGTTAATTTAACCTATTCTGATATTGCACGGGAATATTTATTACGTGAAGGGCTGCCTGCTGACAGAATTATCAAAACCGGTTCTCCGATGTTTGAGGTTTTGAATCACTATCTGCCAGAGATCAATGCTTCCAATGTACTGGAGAAACTGAACCTGGAAGAAGGAAAGTTTTTCGTAGTATCTTCTCACCGTGAAGAAAATATCAATTCTGAAAAAAACTTCAGAGGATTAATTGATTCTTTAAATGCTATCGCAGAACATTATCAGTATCCGATTATTGTTTCTACACACCCACGAACAAGAAATATGATCGATAAAATGAAAGTTGAAGTTCGTCCTGAAATCCAGTTTCTTAAACCTTTAGGATTCCATGATTATAATGCTCTTCAAAAGCGTTCTTTTGCAGTATTATCAGACTCAGGAACTATTTCTGAAGAATCTTCTATACTTAATTTTAGAGCTTTAAACATCCGTCAGGCACATGAAAGACCGGAAGCAATGGAAGAGGCGAGTGTAATGATGGTTGGATTGTCACCGGAGCGTATTATGCAGGGGTTGGTACAGGTTCAGCGACAAAATATTGGAGAGCAGCGCAACTTCAGACCTGTTGCAGATTATTCTATGCCTAATGTATCTGAAAAAGTAGTGAGAATTATTATTTCTTATACAGATTATATCAAAAGAGTGGTGTGGAGCGAAGAATAA
- a CDS encoding CatB-related O-acetyltransferase, whose translation MIIYRKKYHLKNVHDTFYMGGKSNIASDLKADEYSYIGPNCTIYSKVSIGKYTMLAPEVKIVGGDHYYKNPEKPIIFSGRESDLETIIGEDVWIGYGAFISRGVRIGNGAIIAAYSVVTKDVEPYTIIGGSPAKFIKARFNEEEIKIHQRMLKENLKITINDYTK comes from the coding sequence ATGATTATTTACCGAAAGAAGTATCATTTAAAAAATGTACATGATACTTTTTATATGGGTGGGAAGTCAAATATTGCAAGTGATCTTAAAGCGGATGAATACTCTTATATCGGACCAAATTGTACTATTTATTCTAAGGTCAGTATAGGTAAATATACAATGTTAGCTCCTGAAGTGAAAATTGTTGGTGGTGATCATTATTATAAGAACCCTGAAAAACCAATTATTTTTTCGGGTAGAGAATCAGATCTTGAAACTATAATTGGTGAGGATGTATGGATTGGATATGGTGCCTTTATCAGCAGAGGAGTTAGGATTGGTAACGGAGCTATTATTGCTGCATATTCTGTAGTAACGAAAGATGTTGAGCCTTATACAATTATAGGAGGATCACCAGCTAAGTTTATTAAAGCTAGGTTTAATGAAGAAGAAATAAAAATTCATCAGAGAATGTTAAAAGAGAATTTAAAAATAACGATTAACGATTATACAAAGTAA
- a CDS encoding glycosyltransferase family 4 protein: MDQELSVDFYFGDNSEDIKIFDYNELKGYKGILKYVKLYKIFYWQKGLMSLAFKNYSNYILLGEYFCITHWLLFIVLKIKGKKIILWSHGWYGNEGIGKRIIKKMYFSFADKILLYGDYAKQLMIKENIAGEKLDIIYNSLDFEEQDRIYRSLSKTNIYKDHFKNNNKVVFYIGRLQKRKKIEQIIFALKELQKDEIFINLVIIGKGEKEEDLRNLVENNNLGSYVWFYGATYKEEEIAELINNADLCISPGNVGLTAMHSLVYGTPVITHSNFKNQMPEFEAIVPGVSGDFFVEDSLDDLKSKIKDWIVVRKDEETISENCRKVIKDKYNPDYQIEIIKRIINDFDEK, from the coding sequence ATGGATCAGGAATTATCTGTTGATTTTTATTTTGGTGATAACTCCGAAGATATTAAGATTTTCGATTATAATGAATTGAAGGGGTATAAGGGTATCTTAAAATATGTAAAACTATATAAAATTTTTTATTGGCAGAAAGGGCTGATGAGTCTTGCCTTTAAGAATTATTCCAATTATATCCTGCTCGGTGAATATTTTTGTATTACCCATTGGTTATTATTTATTGTACTTAAAATCAAGGGAAAGAAAATTATTTTGTGGTCACATGGCTGGTATGGTAATGAAGGTATTGGCAAAAGAATAATTAAAAAGATGTATTTCTCTTTTGCTGATAAAATCTTATTGTACGGAGATTATGCAAAGCAGTTGATGATAAAAGAAAATATAGCTGGAGAAAAATTAGATATTATTTATAATTCTTTAGATTTTGAAGAGCAAGACAGAATATATAGATCCTTAAGTAAAACCAATATTTATAAAGATCATTTTAAAAATAATAACAAAGTCGTTTTTTATATAGGGAGATTGCAGAAAAGGAAAAAAATTGAGCAGATTATTTTTGCATTAAAGGAGCTTCAGAAAGATGAAATATTTATCAATTTAGTAATAATTGGTAAAGGAGAAAAAGAAGAAGATTTACGTAACTTGGTGGAAAATAATAATTTGGGATCATATGTTTGGTTTTATGGTGCTACTTATAAAGAAGAAGAAATTGCTGAACTAATTAATAATGCTGATCTATGTATTTCTCCTGGAAATGTTGGATTGACAGCTATGCATTCTTTAGTATATGGAACTCCAGTTATTACCCATTCTAATTTTAAGAATCAAATGCCTGAATTTGAAGCAATTGTTCCTGGCGTTTCAGGTGATTTTTTTGTAGAAGATTCGTTGGACGATCTGAAATCTAAAATCAAGGATTGGATCGTTGTACGAAAAGATGAGGAAACAATATCAGAGAATTGCAGAAAAGTAATAAAAGATAAATATAATCCTGATTATCAGATTGAAATTATAAAAAGAATTATTAATGACTTCGATGAAAAATAA
- a CDS encoding glycosyltransferase family 4 protein, with amino-acid sequence MNILIITQYFYPENFKSNDLAFELKKRGHNVTVLTGLPNYPEGKIFDGYSVFKNRKQIVNGVKVIRSLLLPRGKGGGIRLFINYYSFAFFASVKAFFMGFNNKFDAIIVHEPSPITQYYPALLMNKIWKTPVYFWVMDLWPESLSIAGGVKNKWILNYYENVIKRFYKNSEKILITSQGFRKSINQKGNFDDKIVYFPNWAEDTISEGNKDFSIPSLPEGFKVMFAGNIGEAQDLENIVKAALELKDKKDIKFILVGDGRKMPYVKEFIEEHQLQETVFTMGRFPVEAMSSFFDKADAMLVTLKDDPIFNLTVPAKLQAYMSASKPVIAMLNGEGADNVIEADCGFTVAAGDYKSLANTILKASGLPGDVLGQLGENSRKYYEDNFRMSTCISNLEKIIKRKD; translated from the coding sequence ATGAATATCCTTATCATAACACAGTATTTCTATCCGGAAAACTTTAAAAGTAATGATCTTGCTTTCGAACTTAAAAAGAGAGGGCATAATGTTACTGTACTTACCGGTCTTCCTAACTATCCAGAAGGAAAGATATTTGATGGATACAGTGTTTTTAAAAATAGAAAGCAAATTGTGAATGGAGTAAAGGTCATAAGATCTTTGCTTCTTCCAAGAGGAAAAGGGGGTGGAATACGATTATTTATAAACTATTACAGCTTTGCTTTTTTCGCTTCAGTTAAAGCTTTTTTTATGGGCTTTAATAATAAATTTGATGCCATTATCGTACACGAGCCTTCACCGATAACACAATATTATCCGGCACTCCTTATGAATAAGATATGGAAAACACCGGTTTATTTTTGGGTGATGGATCTATGGCCTGAAAGTTTATCTATTGCAGGTGGGGTAAAAAATAAATGGATTCTGAATTATTATGAAAACGTTATCAAAAGATTTTATAAGAATTCAGAGAAAATTTTGATTACATCCCAGGGATTTAGAAAATCGATTAATCAGAAAGGAAATTTTGATGATAAGATCGTTTATTTTCCAAACTGGGCAGAAGATACTATATCGGAAGGAAATAAAGATTTTTCTATCCCTTCTCTACCGGAAGGCTTCAAAGTAATGTTTGCCGGGAATATAGGTGAAGCCCAAGACCTTGAAAATATTGTAAAAGCAGCATTAGAGCTCAAAGATAAAAAAGATATTAAGTTCATCTTAGTAGGAGACGGCCGAAAAATGCCCTATGTAAAAGAGTTTATTGAAGAACATCAACTGCAGGAAACTGTTTTTACGATGGGAAGATTTCCTGTCGAAGCTATGTCAAGTTTTTTTGATAAAGCAGATGCAATGCTTGTAACATTAAAAGACGATCCTATTTTCAACCTTACCGTACCCGCAAAGCTACAAGCCTATATGAGTGCATCAAAACCGGTTATTGCTATGCTGAATGGAGAAGGTGCAGATAATGTGATTGAAGCAGATTGTGGATTTACAGTTGCTGCGGGTGATTATAAGTCGCTGGCCAATACTATTTTAAAGGCTTCAGGACTGCCAGGTGATGTGCTTGGTCAGTTGGGAGAGAACAGTAGAAAATACTATGAAGATAATTTTAGAATGTCTACCTGTATTTCCAATTTAGAAAAGATCATAAAAAGAAAAGATTAG
- a CDS encoding polysaccharide biosynthesis protein, whose translation MQGIKDKVLLITGGTGSFGTAVLNRFLQTDHFKEIRIFSRDEKKQDDMRNLYKNEKIKYYIGDVRDYNSVEPATRGVDYIFHAAALKQVPSCEFFPMQAVKTNVEGTQNVIRAASANKVLKVICLSTDKAAYPINAMGISKAMMEKVAVAEARNLKDTTVCLTRYGNVMASRGSVIPLFLNQIQKGEPITITDPNMSRFFMSLEDAVDLVLFAFENANPGDLFVNKAPAGSIGDLAKALIELTGKEVPVKIIGTRHGEKLYETLCTREEMIKAEDMGDFYRIPADNRDLNYAKYFSEGEEDISRIEDYHSHNTEQQGVEGLKKLISTLPLIRKEVFGEDVMQYP comes from the coding sequence ATGCAAGGAATTAAAGATAAAGTATTATTAATAACAGGCGGTACAGGATCTTTTGGGACAGCCGTTTTGAATCGCTTTTTACAGACCGATCATTTCAAAGAAATCCGCATATTCTCTCGTGATGAGAAAAAACAGGATGATATGCGTAACCTGTATAAAAATGAGAAGATCAAATATTATATTGGTGACGTAAGAGATTACAATTCGGTGGAACCAGCAACAAGAGGAGTTGATTATATTTTTCATGCCGCAGCGTTAAAACAGGTTCCTTCATGTGAATTTTTTCCTATGCAGGCAGTAAAGACCAATGTGGAAGGAACTCAAAATGTTATTCGTGCAGCGTCTGCAAATAAAGTTTTGAAGGTTATTTGTCTTTCAACTGATAAAGCTGCATATCCGATTAATGCTATGGGAATTTCCAAAGCAATGATGGAGAAAGTGGCGGTAGCTGAAGCACGTAATTTGAAAGATACCACTGTTTGTTTAACACGTTATGGAAATGTGATGGCTTCCAGAGGATCTGTTATTCCATTATTTTTAAATCAGATCCAAAAAGGAGAACCAATTACCATTACCGATCCTAATATGTCTCGTTTCTTCATGTCTTTAGAAGATGCTGTAGATTTGGTTTTATTTGCTTTTGAAAATGCAAATCCAGGAGATCTGTTTGTAAACAAAGCTCCAGCAGGGAGTATTGGAGATTTAGCGAAAGCACTAATTGAATTAACAGGTAAAGAAGTTCCCGTTAAGATTATTGGAACCCGTCACGGTGAAAAGCTTTACGAAACTCTATGTACGCGTGAAGAAATGATAAAAGCTGAAGATATGGGGGATTTCTATCGTATTCCTGCTGATAATCGTGATTTGAACTATGCGAAATATTTCTCTGAAGGAGAAGAAGACATATCCAGAATAGAAGATTATCATTCTCATAATACAGAACAACAAGGGGTAGAAGGCTTAAAAAAGTTAATATCCACGCTTCCGTTAATACGAAAAGAAGTATTCGGTGAAGATGTAATGCAATATCCATAA
- a CDS encoding WxcM-like domain-containing protein yields MILKGNRHEDLRGIITYNNEFDASLIKRIYTIENHSTEFVRGWQGHKIEQRWFACMKGQFEISVIVVDDFEHPSKDLKISKYILSSETLTYLHINAGCLTAIQSLEEGSKLLVLADYGVGEIEDEYRFELDYFKQNNNF; encoded by the coding sequence ATGATACTAAAAGGAAACAGACATGAAGATTTAAGAGGTATTATTACTTATAACAATGAGTTTGATGCCTCCCTGATCAAGCGTATTTATACAATAGAGAATCATTCCACTGAATTTGTCAGAGGATGGCAGGGACATAAAATTGAACAACGTTGGTTTGCATGTATGAAGGGGCAGTTTGAAATATCAGTTATAGTAGTTGATGATTTTGAGCACCCTTCAAAAGATCTGAAAATAAGCAAATATATACTTTCTTCAGAAACCTTAACCTATCTGCATATCAATGCGGGTTGTTTAACTGCTATCCAAAGCTTGGAAGAAGGAAGTAAATTACTTGTTTTGGCTGATTATGGAGTGGGAGAAATTGAAGATGAGTATAGGTTTGAATTAGATTATTTTAAACAAAATAATAATTTTTAA
- a CDS encoding NAD-dependent epimerase/dehydratase family protein has protein sequence MNVIITGASGFVGQNLTEYLKQKDNQVISLSLRNKDWKSSFPVNADAIIHLAGKAHDTSNTSEDQEYYQINRDLTIELFNEFLNSEIKQFFYFSSVKAAADRVDHILTEETEAIPYTPYGKSKKEAEEYILNQPLPANKKVYVIRPCMIHGPGNKGNLNLLYKIVKKGIPWPLTAFENKRSFLSIDNLNFLVDQMLNKEDLASGIYNFADDDAVSTNELIKTINYAVGKKARLWNLSKK, from the coding sequence ATGAATGTAATTATTACCGGAGCGTCTGGATTTGTAGGCCAAAACCTAACAGAGTATTTAAAGCAAAAAGATAATCAGGTGATCTCTTTGTCGCTTAGAAATAAAGACTGGAAAAGTAGTTTTCCGGTAAATGCTGATGCCATTATTCATTTAGCAGGTAAGGCACATGATACATCCAATACTTCTGAAGATCAGGAATACTATCAAATAAACAGGGACCTTACTATTGAATTATTTAATGAATTCTTAAACTCGGAGATTAAACAATTTTTTTACTTTAGCTCAGTAAAAGCAGCAGCAGATAGAGTAGATCATATTTTAACAGAAGAAACAGAGGCAATCCCGTATACCCCTTATGGTAAATCTAAAAAAGAAGCTGAAGAATATATTCTTAATCAACCATTGCCTGCAAACAAAAAGGTGTATGTAATCCGTCCGTGTATGATTCACGGTCCGGGAAATAAAGGGAATTTAAATTTGCTTTATAAAATTGTAAAGAAAGGAATTCCATGGCCATTAACTGCTTTTGAAAATAAAAGATCTTTTTTAAGTATTGATAACTTGAATTTTCTGGTAGATCAAATGCTGAATAAGGAAGATTTGGCATCCGGAATTTATAACTTTGCTGATGATGATGCGGTATCAACGAATGAATTGATCAAAACTATTAATTATGCAGTTGGTAAAAAAGCCAGGCTTTGGAATCTATCAAAAAAATGA
- a CDS encoding polysaccharide pyruvyl transferase family protein codes for MTERFKNAKFLSLAASRFESADIYILGGGTQFFSFEKSQREISTISRYKLYFNLLLKEPSLLVSFFASKAKKKKEIRLKLALGIGLGPFDSKKVETEIKNEVALYDHIYCRDNISLQYLEKWDLSNRSFGADLCLTDFFKKKYHLKHKITDNDNLKLGVVLRDWPHNDVGEIINNKIFNWLPEQKDFERNLFMFSESKDDALIQRVNKRSDLGIKKLIVWHPLKYEFEKFYGYLNECDILITSRYHAAIFALNLGIPTICLGIDPKLKALCDEVKGFYYWDPKEDIQALDTYIREIKDKYSLHQENIEVSYNNLNNRANAMVDNVLNVLRNFE; via the coding sequence ATTACAGAGCGATTCAAGAATGCTAAATTCCTGAGTTTAGCAGCTTCCCGTTTTGAGTCCGCAGATATTTATATACTGGGTGGCGGAACTCAGTTTTTCTCATTTGAAAAATCACAGAGAGAGATATCAACAATTTCCAGATATAAATTATATTTCAATCTTTTATTAAAAGAACCGTCTTTACTGGTTAGTTTTTTTGCCTCAAAAGCTAAAAAGAAAAAAGAGATCAGATTGAAGCTGGCTTTGGGAATAGGGCTGGGACCATTTGATTCGAAGAAAGTTGAAACGGAGATTAAAAATGAAGTGGCTTTGTATGATCATATTTATTGCAGAGATAATATTTCTCTCCAATATTTGGAAAAATGGGACTTATCAAACAGAAGCTTCGGAGCAGATTTATGTCTGACGGATTTCTTTAAAAAGAAATATCATTTAAAACATAAGATTACCGATAATGATAATTTGAAGCTTGGTGTTGTGCTTAGAGATTGGCCACACAATGATGTAGGGGAAATAATCAATAATAAGATTTTTAACTGGTTACCAGAACAAAAAGATTTTGAGCGGAATTTATTTATGTTTTCTGAATCAAAAGATGATGCCTTGATCCAAAGAGTTAATAAAAGATCAGATTTAGGAATAAAGAAACTAATTGTCTGGCATCCTTTGAAATATGAGTTTGAGAAGTTTTATGGATACCTAAATGAATGTGATATTCTGATTACATCTCGTTATCATGCTGCAATTTTTGCGCTCAATCTTGGAATACCAACCATCTGTTTGGGAATTGATCCAAAACTTAAAGCTCTTTGTGATGAAGTTAAAGGATTTTACTATTGGGATCCGAAAGAAGATATTCAGGCCCTGGATACATATATCCGAGAGATAAAAGACAAATATTCCTTGCATCAGGAAAATATAGAGGTTAGCTATAATAACCTTAATAACAGAGCAAATGCGATGGTAGATAATGTGTTAAATGTTTTAAGAAATTTTGAATAA
- a CDS encoding NAD-dependent epimerase/dehydratase family protein: protein MKKIGITGQNGFVGRHLYNTLGLFPEEFERIDFEKELFEDQEKLDNFVSKCDVIVHLAAMNRHESEQFIYETNVALAQNLVNSLKRTNSKAHVLISSSTQEERDNLYGKSKREGRELIVNWAKENNGKVTGLIIPNVFGAFGKPFYNSFIATFCHQLTHGETPSIANDGEVKLIYVQELVDQIVKEIRSEKSTEELFVEPTASKKVSEVLALLNEFKAKYFDGGEIPAISDSFEHNLFNTYRSYIDYKTHYPVKFTQHTDPRGAFVEIIRLGIGGQCSFSTTVPGITRGNHFHTRKIERFAVIKGKALIQLRKIDSDEVLDFYLDGVDPAYVDMPIWYTHNIKNIGEEELYTIFWINEAYNPEDADTYFVEV, encoded by the coding sequence ATGAAAAAAATAGGAATCACGGGCCAAAATGGATTTGTAGGTCGCCATTTATATAATACATTAGGATTATTTCCGGAGGAATTTGAGCGGATTGATTTTGAGAAAGAACTTTTTGAAGACCAGGAGAAGTTAGATAACTTCGTTTCAAAATGTGATGTTATTGTTCATCTCGCAGCAATGAACCGCCATGAAAGCGAACAGTTTATTTATGAAACTAATGTCGCTTTAGCTCAGAATTTAGTTAACTCTTTAAAACGTACAAATTCTAAAGCACATGTATTGATTTCATCTTCTACCCAGGAGGAAAGAGACAATTTATATGGGAAGTCCAAACGTGAAGGACGTGAGCTCATTGTAAACTGGGCCAAAGAAAATAATGGAAAAGTGACAGGACTCATTATTCCGAATGTTTTTGGTGCATTTGGCAAACCTTTTTACAATTCTTTTATAGCCACTTTTTGTCATCAGCTGACCCATGGTGAAACACCCAGCATTGCCAATGATGGAGAAGTAAAATTAATTTATGTACAGGAATTAGTAGATCAGATTGTTAAAGAGATTCGATCTGAAAAGAGTACTGAAGAATTATTTGTGGAGCCTACTGCTTCTAAAAAAGTATCAGAAGTCCTGGCGCTGCTTAATGAGTTCAAAGCCAAGTATTTTGATGGTGGTGAAATCCCTGCTATTAGTGATTCTTTTGAGCACAATTTATTTAATACCTATCGTTCTTACATCGATTATAAAACACATTATCCGGTTAAATTTACTCAACATACAGATCCGAGAGGCGCTTTTGTTGAAATTATCCGTTTGGGAATTGGAGGGCAGTGCTCATTTTCAACCACAGTTCCGGGAATAACAAGAGGAAATCATTTTCACACCAGAAAAATTGAGCGTTTTGCTGTGATTAAAGGAAAGGCCCTGATCCAGTTAAGAAAAATAGATTCCGACGAGGTTCTTGATTTTTATCTGGATGGAGTAGATCCTGCTTACGTAGATATGCCAATATGGTATACTCACAATATTAAAAATATTGGTGAAGAAGAATTGTACACTATTTTTTGGATCAATGAGGCTTATAATCCGGAAGATGCGGACACTTATTTTGTAGAAGTTTAA
- a CDS encoding sugar transferase: MIRTLDFLFSFFGILFLWPIGVILYIIGLFDTGSPIFYQERVGKQKKPFRLMKFRTMHVNTKSVATHLSSTSSVTKFGGFLRKSKLDELPQLINVLIGDMSLVGPRPNLFNQIELIEERDKRGVYNFLPGITGLAQINEIDMSTPVELAEKDAEMLRNLTVSDYLKYIFATVGGKGQGDRIKK; the protein is encoded by the coding sequence ATGATACGTACACTTGATTTCTTATTCTCCTTTTTTGGAATTCTTTTTCTATGGCCTATTGGAGTAATACTTTATATCATAGGTTTATTTGATACCGGATCACCGATTTTCTATCAGGAAAGAGTAGGAAAACAAAAAAAGCCATTCAGATTGATGAAATTCCGTACCATGCACGTTAATACGAAATCTGTAGCAACGCACCTTTCAAGTACTTCTTCTGTAACAAAATTTGGTGGTTTTTTACGTAAATCAAAGCTAGATGAACTTCCTCAGCTTATTAACGTTTTAATTGGTGATATGAGCCTTGTAGGCCCAAGACCCAATCTTTTTAATCAAATAGAATTGATAGAGGAAAGGGATAAAAGAGGAGTATATAATTTTCTGCCCGGAATTACAGGGCTTGCCCAAATTAATGAAATTGATATGTCTACACCCGTTGAATTGGCAGAAAAGGATGCTGAAATGCTTAGGAACCTGACGGTATCAGACTATTTAAAATATATTTTTGCAACTGTTGGTGGAAAAGGACAGGGAGACAGAATCAAAAAATAA
- a CDS encoding EpsG family protein, producing the protein MLFYIVTFFLCILMDNLPDRKHILGKKLFMVWLYAFLCFGYTVGTDWRHYEDLYNLSTDNDLLRRDYEQGFYFLIYIVRRIIPDFWLFLGLIKCLYLYSVFKFIKKFIKAEFLAIGLLLNYNLLFMLVDNPLRFMSGSLILIWSTVYLIDKKYLKFIIVALLALLFHISLIAPILLSLLIVFRKRIIYKSNVVLSVWYIIACVIGLFPQILNEFSNYFATLFPTIAYKLLNVYVAESNNAIFTLGSLIMFFLFFVLLRYRKIILNNKYGDVLFFFALLYMYLFRILMIFPTGFRITLYFGLFFAVCLAIIIKYANFKIKYSLYLLVGLTIFKTIWSGYQYLPYTNSIYYILSGDHLPKSYRSNVNKIEYHKRTGETIKEKGLNVPD; encoded by the coding sequence ATGCTCTTCTATATTGTAACATTTTTTCTATGCATCCTTATGGATAACTTACCCGATAGAAAGCATATATTGGGAAAGAAGTTATTTATGGTATGGCTATATGCATTTCTGTGCTTTGGTTATACGGTAGGAACTGACTGGAGGCATTACGAAGATTTGTATAATCTTTCCACAGATAACGATCTTTTGCGGAGAGATTATGAGCAGGGATTTTATTTTCTCATTTATATTGTAAGACGTATTATACCCGATTTCTGGCTTTTTCTTGGACTTATAAAATGTCTCTATTTATATTCTGTTTTTAAATTTATAAAGAAATTTATTAAGGCTGAGTTTTTAGCGATTGGATTATTGCTTAATTATAACCTACTCTTTATGTTGGTTGATAATCCTTTAAGGTTTATGTCAGGATCATTGATATTGATATGGAGTACGGTTTATTTAATAGATAAAAAATATCTTAAATTTATTATCGTTGCTTTATTGGCGCTTTTATTCCACATCTCATTGATTGCCCCGATACTCTTATCTTTACTAATAGTTTTCAGGAAAAGAATAATATATAAATCGAATGTTGTACTATCTGTCTGGTATATTATAGCGTGTGTAATTGGTTTGTTTCCTCAGATTTTAAATGAGTTTTCAAATTACTTTGCTACATTATTTCCTACAATAGCCTATAAATTATTAAATGTATACGTTGCAGAATCTAATAATGCCATCTTTACTTTAGGTTCTCTGATCATGTTTTTCCTGTTCTTTGTTTTATTGCGCTATAGAAAGATAATTTTAAATAATAAATATGGCGATGTCCTTTTCTTTTTCGCGTTGTTATATATGTACCTGTTCAGGATTTTAATGATCTTTCCAACAGGTTTCAGAATTACTTTATATTTTGGACTATTTTTTGCCGTTTGCTTAGCAATAATAATAAAATATGCGAATTTTAAAATTAAATATTCTCTTTATCTACTAGTTGGGTTAACTATTTTTAAAACAATATGGAGTGGATATCAATATCTTCCTTATACCAATAGTATTTATTATATTCTGTCTGGTGATCATTTACCTAAAAGCTATAGAAGTAATGTCAACAAAATAGAATATCATAAACGTACAGGGGAGACTATTAAAGAAAAAGGTTTAAATGTACCGGATTAA